A region of the Verrucomicrobiia bacterium genome:
GCAAGCCTTCCAACTGACTGAGTACAGCATTTAAATCACCTCCACTAGTGAAGTAGGTGAAGGCCATGAAAATGAGCGTCCCTACCAAGCCAAGGCCCCCTATTCCCCCGGCAAGGGAAGCTCCCCGACGGTCTTCCACATTCCCTTGCGATGTTAGTTTGTCCCAATATGCCATAGTCCTTACCTCCTGAGTGACGTAATTTCTAGTTGCAGACGCGGACCCGTGAGGGAAAGGTATCACATTTTCTGCTAGCATGACAGTATGATGACCCCACGCGAAATACGGGAAAAGTGTGCCGTATTTGGCATATGTGGGGCAGAGGATGCGGCACGGATTACCTTCTTTGGGCTCTATGCGCTGCAACATCGCGGGCAAGAAGGGTCGGGTATTTGCTGCTCCGATGGAACCACACTGCGTGCCCACCGCCAGGCGGGACTGGTCAACCAGATTTACACTGAGGAAGTTATCGCCAAGCTCCATGGCTCCCTTGCCATTGGGCATAACCGCTACTCAACTTCGGGCGGCTCTGACCATGACCATATCCAACCCATTATGGGAAAGGACCGACTGGTAGCCGTAGCCCACAACGGCAACCTCCCTTCTACCGCCGCCCTGGAAGTCTTCCTCAAGAAGCACGGCATTGCTGCCCAAAACCTGACCGATTCCGAGATGATGGCTGCTGCCATTAAGTACTACCTTATCCAAGGCCACTCCTTGAGCAAGGCAGTTGCCAAGGCATTCCCCCTCTTTACTGGCGCATTCTCCCTTCTTGTCATGACCTCGGATACGCTGGTCGCCATTAGGGATCACTGCGGCATCCGGCCACTTGCCCTAGGGCAACTGGAGAAAGCCTATGTAGTGGCCTCGGAAACATGCGCTTTTGATACCATCGGCGCCACCTTTATGCGTGAGGTGCTCCCCGGTGAAATGGTTACCATTACTGCAGGCAAGCTGAAAAGCCAGCAATTAGCCCCGCCCAACCAAAAGCTGGACATCTTTGAGTTCGTCTACTTCTCCCGACCTGACAGCTATATATTGGGGAAAAGCGTAGATCAGGTACGCAAGAACATGGGTGCAGAGCTGGCCCGTGAAACCGAAGGGCTAGAGGCTGATATTGTTGTCCCCGTCCCAGACTCTGGCATTACCGCGGCGCAAGGGTACGCGGAAGCGTCTGGCATCCCCCTTTCTTTTGCCCTCATTAAGAACCGGTACATTGGCCGCACCTTCATCCAACCCGAACAACAAATGCGGGATGTTGCCGTACGCATGAAGCTCAACCCTATCCGTTCCGCCTTGGCGGGTAAGCGGGTTATTTTGGTAGATGACTCCATTGTCCGCGGCACCACGTCCCCGCAAGTAATCAAACTCCTTAAAGCTGCGGGCGCCCGTGAAGTGCATTTCATGGTGAGCTCCCCTCCATTCCGCTATCCAGACTTTTACGGGATGGATGTCCCGTCGCAAGAGCATCTCATTGCAGTACATAAAACGGAGGAGGAAATAAGGGACTTCCTTGGCGTAGATTCCCTTCACTATCTCTCCTATCCAGGGCTGATTGCTGCCACAGAATTGCCCGAAGACCAGTTCTGCACTTCGTGTTTTTCTGGCATCTATCCTATTGACCTACATGAACGGGCAGAGGAGGTAACAACCCTTCCGCACTGGCATGGAAAGCAAGAAACTTTAGGGCTATAGGATTGACAAATGGGGGGTTTTATGGTATAACCTCCCACGTATGCGAAACTTGCTAAACACGCTCCCCTCTCCCGTCGCCTTCATCCTCTGTTTCATCGGCATATCCGTGGCCCTTGGCCTAACCATGACATGGGTCTTCCCCACGTTCTACGGAAATGCCCTGGCGATCGGATGCACGACATGGATCGTTGGCCTCTTTTTCTACGGCTGGCGAACCGCAGGCTTCCGCCGCACCGCCCTCTACACGCTCTTGATTGCCGCAATGTGCACGTTCGCACTCTTCTGCGGCTTTCAGGCCACACCGCTCCTCAGCGGGTTGGAGCCACCAATGAGCGCGATTGCCTTCTGCTCCGTCCTCTACGGCGCGATGTGCGTTTTCGCCTTCGTCTGCCAGCAGATCAACACCAGCATGGAGAAGAGCAAGCGGCCGTTCGTCCGCGCAATCCCCGCCCTTTGGGCGCCGCGCACAGCGACACACTAAGCCTCACGGCTTCTGAACCAGGACTACCGAGTCCTGGTTTTTTGTTGTCATAAAATACAGGCATACTACACCTATATGAAACCCTATTTCGTCTACATGGTGCAGTGTGCCGATGCCACCCTCTACACCGGCATCTGTACGGATGTAGA
Encoded here:
- the purF gene encoding amidophosphoribosyltransferase, which produces MMTPREIREKCAVFGICGAEDAARITFFGLYALQHRGQEGSGICCSDGTTLRAHRQAGLVNQIYTEEVIAKLHGSLAIGHNRYSTSGGSDHDHIQPIMGKDRLVAVAHNGNLPSTAALEVFLKKHGIAAQNLTDSEMMAAAIKYYLIQGHSLSKAVAKAFPLFTGAFSLLVMTSDTLVAIRDHCGIRPLALGQLEKAYVVASETCAFDTIGATFMREVLPGEMVTITAGKLKSQQLAPPNQKLDIFEFVYFSRPDSYILGKSVDQVRKNMGAELARETEGLEADIVVPVPDSGITAAQGYAEASGIPLSFALIKNRYIGRTFIQPEQQMRDVAVRMKLNPIRSALAGKRVILVDDSIVRGTTSPQVIKLLKAAGAREVHFMVSSPPFRYPDFYGMDVPSQEHLIAVHKTEEEIRDFLGVDSLHYLSYPGLIAATELPEDQFCTSCFSGIYPIDLHERAEEVTTLPHWHGKQETLGL